A segment of the Necator americanus strain Aroian chromosome IV, whole genome shotgun sequence genome:
TATGCAACTAGTTCACATTCACTCCGGGAACTAAAACAGGTATAGTGCCGACTCGAACGCTCGGgtaataatgaaaattaaagaCTAAGACTaataatcaattaaaaaattaaaatcaaacaattaaaaatgatgtgaaacatggtgcaattgcgtatgcaGTTGGgttcgaagtggcgcggtggagttGGGGTTTCGATCGAGGTAGGATCCTCGCTAACTTCTGCAGTCTAAGTGGACCGacgatcccacctcgatctcaaccgctggCTCCGCCGCGCCGCACAAGTTTTCGGGTCGTTCTGAACCGACCACAGCAAGTATGACAACATCATTGCCGTGCTAAAAGAAGCGATTGATGAGATTCTAAGGAGTGATCTAGTGAAAGAGTGATACTAGCGAGTTTGGTATGTTCAGGAACAGTGCAGAGGCAAAGTTTGTATGAGAAAGAGCGTGTGTGCAGGTTGCTGCAAACACGAGTTGTTATGGCTTTCACGAATTGACGAGcacaagacaaaaaaaaatgtgaaagtaACCAAAAGCAAAGGTTCTGATTGCAACGGAGACGAAGGTGCCTAGCTATACTGTTATGGACAAAAATTCACTAATAACCAAACGACTGACTTACGTTACTAAATCGACAGGTTGATATGATCGCCAGTTGCGGTTCGCCGCCGTGgcgtgccgtccttgaacgtAGCGCCGCCCAACCTTCCCGATCTTCAGCAAGAAGTCGCGGGAAGACAATCCTTTCGTCGGCATATCCTTTAAGACTTGTGGTGAGTAATTTCTCGCCTTAACACCCTTTATGGATTGCCACGCGGATTGTATTGTACGGTATTGTACTGAGAAATAATGATGATTTATTGTGAATATCAGAATATCGTTtaacaaatggaaaatataGCACTCACACCTTTATCTTATCTTTTGAATTCTTCTACTCTACTGAATGCTCGTAAGTACCGGAACTATGGAATGAAGAGGTAGAGTTGCGGAGTTGACTTGTGGCGATCGAGGGAGAATGTGAGAGGTAGTGATGAGGCGCGAATATAGCGGCGTCCGAATCGTTCGAAGTGCTTCAAAGGTTTGAAACTCTCTAGAAGCTCCGCGTCGACGACGTTCAC
Coding sequences within it:
- a CDS encoding hypothetical protein (NECATOR_CHRIV.G14579.T1), with the protein product MPTKGLSSRDFLLKIGKVGRRYVQGRHATAANRNWRSYQPVDLVTNGARITNLKDPFVRDFSNFVFGLCQKTDTHLE